The Eleginops maclovinus isolate JMC-PN-2008 ecotype Puerto Natales chromosome 18, JC_Emac_rtc_rv5, whole genome shotgun sequence genome segment ACCTACTTAGAACTAACTCAGGGTTTCCGCGGTAACCCGGGGTTGACTAAACCTGGACATCTTGATTGGTCTTAAACGGTACTACGACGCTGATTATGAAGTTGATCAGCTGAACCTGTGTTCACTCAACCAGAGTTACTGCGCGTTCACATAAAAGGGGTGGTACCAgcgcaaaaaaacactctcGATCATGGCGGGCTCTCCctatttcacagaagaggaatgcgagatcataatgaggagttatgaagagtataaaccgaccctggctgctaaatccaacaccgCGGCAGCAAACAAGGCGCGACTGGGGTGTTGGCAGCAAATTACAGACCGCGTAAATTcgtaagtaggcctatttctttacttctatatgtccgttaaaataatcccaacctgaatacagtatgtcaggacgatgtacaataacagtcggAACGTTACTGTATCGTATGtgcaaccacaaatgaagcAGGACAACTGAATGTTTAGTCCCCTTCACTAATTCTGTGTATGTCCCTTAAATACTTCCAGAGGTACCAGCAGCGCCAAACGGACCTGGCAGCAGGTGAAGATGatgtacaaaaacatcattcagaatggtaagtaagaatgtgtgtgtgtgtgtgtgtgtgtgtgtgtgtgtgtgtgtgtgtgtgtgtgtgtgtgtgtgtgtgtgtgtgtgtgtgtgtgtgtgtgtgtgtgtgtgtgtgtgtgtgtgtgtgtgtcttgtcagagagagctaaatgtgtctgtctttaacagccaacaagaagaaggtagaaataaggcgcacaggaggagggagggcaccaGACTCCTTTACTCTTGCTGAAGAGTTGGCCCTAGCCAACAACAGTGGCAGGGTGATGATGGATGGGGTGGCAGGGGTACAGTCTAACCCTGGggcagctgaaatgtccaccctctatGTGCAAGGTAATGTATG includes the following:
- the LOC134879787 gene encoding uncharacterized protein LOC134879787 isoform X2, encoding MAGSPYFTEEECEIIMRSYEEYKPTLAAKSNTAAANKARLGCWQQITDRVNSGTSSAKRTWQQVKMMYKNIIQNANKKKVEIRRTGGGRAPDSFTLAEELALANNSGRVMMDGVAGVQSNPGAAEMSTLYVQVEGGNITTLQPPGCIHPLTQEDLEELSPPEASLPGTSQSDKVQFLLPCLITEYNAY
- the LOC134879787 gene encoding uncharacterized protein LOC134879787 isoform X1, with the translated sequence MAGSPYFTEEECEIIMRSYEEYKPTLAAKSNTAAANKARLGCWQQITDRVNSGTSSAKRTWQQVKMMYKNIIQNANKKKVEIRRTGGGRAPDSFTLAEELALANNSGRVMMDGVAGVQSNPGAAEMSTLYVQVEGGNITTLQPPGCIHPLTQDDDDDDDDDAPSDTHMQEDLEELSPPEASLPGTSQSDKVQFLLPCLITEYNAY